In Microbulbifer sp. GL-2, the following are encoded in one genomic region:
- a CDS encoding GNAT family N-acetyltransferase, translated as MEIRLVTLKDAQGLSDFHDRNADHIRRWEPARSSDYHSFSAWYQRLLDWQLEYKEGRAAHFLVALPEVSHIVATCSLTNIIRGPFQACNMGYAVDRAFEGRGVMHLLCEHVITYAFRELGLNRVMANYMPENHRSAALLKRLGFVVEGAAKRYLLINGCWEDHVLAARVKGGGVS; from the coding sequence GTGGAAATTAGGTTGGTGACATTGAAGGATGCGCAGGGGCTTTCAGATTTCCACGATAGGAATGCGGATCATATACGGCGATGGGAGCCCGCCAGAAGTAGTGATTACCATAGTTTCAGTGCATGGTATCAAAGATTGTTGGATTGGCAGCTTGAATACAAAGAGGGGCGGGCGGCCCATTTTCTGGTTGCCCTACCAGAGGTCTCCCACATAGTTGCCACATGCTCTTTGACAAATATTATTCGTGGGCCTTTTCAAGCATGCAATATGGGGTATGCGGTAGATAGAGCTTTCGAGGGGCGGGGGGTTATGCACCTGCTGTGTGAGCATGTAATTACTTACGCCTTCAGGGAGTTGGGACTTAATAGGGTTATGGCTAACTACATGCCTGAAAATCATCGATCAGCAGCCCTCCTCAAGCGCCTCGGGTTTGTGGTGGAGGGTGCTGCAAAGCGTTATTTGTTGATTAACGGCTGCTGGGAGGATCATGTTTTGGCTGCGCGAGTGAAGGGAGGAGGCGTCTCCTAG
- a CDS encoding GFA family protein, translating to MNGKCLCGAVEFQLEEPVPSLYQCHCSLCRKLSGSASDTAMFVERSQFRWVRGLDKVSSYRTATGYRSDFCSGCGSTVPHLMSNTTHFWVPAGLIEGGLESQVVAHLHVDSKAAWDDIGGSGERFAEMPDIEELTRLLHADLEKAETDLVEG from the coding sequence ATGAATGGAAAGTGCCTCTGCGGGGCTGTCGAGTTTCAGCTGGAAGAGCCGGTGCCTAGCCTCTATCAGTGCCACTGTTCACTGTGCAGAAAGTTGAGTGGTTCTGCATCAGATACCGCGATGTTTGTGGAGCGTAGCCAGTTTCGCTGGGTGCGGGGACTGGACAAGGTTTCCTCTTACCGTACAGCAACCGGGTATCGCTCAGATTTTTGTAGTGGCTGCGGTAGCACGGTCCCACACCTGATGAGTAACACCACGCACTTTTGGGTTCCCGCCGGGTTAATTGAGGGCGGCCTTGAGAGCCAAGTGGTTGCTCACCTGCATGTGGATTCCAAGGCGGCTTGGGATGATATTGGTGGATCTGGAGAGCGTTTTGCGGAGATGCCTGATATTGAAGAGTTAACCCGCTTGCTTCACGCTGACCTTGAAAAAGCGGAAACTGATCTGGTTGAAGGCTGA
- a CDS encoding cytochrome c-type biogenesis protein, with amino-acid sequence MREKSWLGQILLAMAALCLSVAVQAVVETEKLSSPELEARYRVLIEEMRCPKCQNQNLADSDASISGDLRREIRRLLEEGFSDKEIVDYMVARYGDFVLYRPPVQSNTLALWLAPGVFALVGLLALIIIVVRSSSGTGASQGDGSGALTEDERRKLKKLLGEDPSDLTDGGKKSK; translated from the coding sequence GTGAGAGAAAAGAGTTGGCTGGGCCAAATCCTTTTAGCAATGGCGGCTCTGTGCCTGTCCGTTGCAGTTCAGGCAGTGGTGGAGACCGAAAAATTGTCCTCACCGGAATTGGAGGCACGCTATCGGGTGCTGATTGAGGAGATGCGCTGTCCAAAGTGCCAGAACCAGAACCTGGCCGATTCGGATGCATCCATCTCGGGAGACCTGCGCCGGGAGATTCGCCGGTTGTTGGAAGAGGGGTTCTCGGACAAGGAAATCGTTGACTACATGGTGGCACGCTATGGGGATTTTGTTCTCTATCGCCCACCTGTACAGAGCAATACTTTGGCTTTGTGGCTGGCCCCAGGGGTGTTCGCGTTAGTGGGCCTATTGGCGTTGATCATTATCGTAGTGCGATCCAGCAGTGGAACAGGTGCGAGCCAGGGTGATGGTAGTGGCGCGCTGACCGAAGATGAGCGACGTAAGTTGAAGAAGTTGCTGGGTGAAGATCCCAGTGATTTGACTGATGGTGGGAAGAAGAGCAAATGA